From Vicugna pacos chromosome 6, VicPac4, whole genome shotgun sequence, a single genomic window includes:
- the LOC140685368 gene encoding CD109 antigen-like isoform X1, which produces MLTGREEQEGGMQFWLSSVSRLSESWQPSSLDIEVAAYALLSDFLQHQAAEGVPIMRCLSGQRNSLGGFTSTQQDTTVALKALSESAALMNTERTNLQVAVMGPSSPSPVKFLIDTQNRFLLQTAELAMVQPMAVNISTSGFGFAICQLNIIYNVKESGSSRV; this is translated from the exons ATGCTGACGGGGAGAGAGGAACAAGAAG GAGGCATGCAATTCTGGCTGTCATCAgtgtccagactttctgaatccTGGCAGCCAAGCTCCCTGGATATTGAAGTTGCGGCGTATGCACTGCTGTCAGACTTCCTGCAGCATCAGGCTGCTGAGGGAGTCCCGATTATGAGGTGCCTCAGTGGACAAAGAAATAGCTTGGGAGGTTTCACATCTACCCAG cagGACACCACTGTGGCCTTGAAGGCCCTGTCTGAATCTGCAGCCCTCATGAACACAGAAAGGACAAACCTCCAAGTGGCTGTGATGGGGCCCAGCTCACCGAGTCCTGTGAAGTTTCTGATTGACACACAGAACCGCTTTCTCCTCCAGACGGCAGAG CTTGCTATGGTGCAGCCAATGGCAGTTAATATTTCCACAAGTGGTTTTGGATTTGCTATTTGTCAG cttaatattatttataatgtgAAAGAGTCTGGATCTTCTAGAGTCTGA